In Rhopalosiphum padi isolate XX-2018 chromosome 3, ASM2088224v1, whole genome shotgun sequence, the genomic stretch atattttcttgtatttgtctaaattagTGAAACGACTTTAAAAAGCATTTATAAGTTTCCTTATTTCTTTTGCATATTTAATGTATCGGTATGACGATATGTTTTGGATTTTTCAATTCGTTTAGCAATGGAAAGTGTtgaacgttattattttttaattgaaattcaaataacaataatttcttctgAAATGTATTGATGTGATTGAAtgagtcaattattaaattatcttttccctgtaatgatatatttaattggttTAGTTTTTCGACAACATCCACTAAAAAGCATAAATCTAATAACAATtcatcattagtcattacttaaTTCTAATACTGGTTTTTTCAgattaaattagaattattactTTTGTTGCGATTACGTATTTacgttgttataataatacggaTACCGCGTCGTGCGGGCATTCCAGAATATTGTTTTGgcgtaaaaacaaatttttttaaatatttgataaatctcGAGGGCCACAAAACTTTCCAAGGCGAGTCATGAGTTGACCATCCCTAGGCTAACGATCGTCTCTGTTCAAAAtcgttaaatatgtttattacataattattatgtaatatacaggGTTAGGatttatatataacaacatgtttttttttaaatttctgattaggtatttattttgccAGTAATGATGAGATGAATTGTGATGTTTTTATCTtgcatgtttttgcatattttggataaaaatacatattattgcatatattgaatataattaatattattgcatatttcgaTTACAAGAATGCAAAAAATGCctgttttatagtatatttcgtGATTAATATTTCGTATTCAATTATAGCCTTGCGCtgaataaagtataaaactttgtttttttgtcaaacataaattttatttttataaatacaatcctATGGTACAATAGGTACGCGGTAAAATCTTCAGtcaatataaatcaatactaCGATCCAATCGCCGATCATTTataatcgaaaatttaaaaattatgtaatcgTAACTCGTAGCATGTAACACACGTATTTCCATtattgaatgtgaattataaattttatttttaaattattttattttatttctcgaTTATACTATATTAGGACAAACAGCCAATCactgatgtatttcaataaataaatagtttttttgtaattatatttttgtttttatctaataaaaatgtaaatgtttatttttgcatattttacaattttttattgtctacaaatcctagccctggactaatataatatataatcttgataaaatattttcataaataatatttaaacgattaCACTCGAGGATTGGCAAAAACATCAACGATTTTGTGGGGAGGTATCATTATAGTTATAAGATAACTATAAAAGATTCGCAGACGTTCTCAGAACAGAGGCCAAAGATTATAGGAAGTCTGCAGAAGATATAAACACGTAGGTTTATCGGGAATATTCGACGAGTATAATAATgactatatatactttttaaattcgtACTATACGACTAAAATTATATCTTACCGTACAAATTCCTATACAGGCACCTCGTAGTAaaggttattattaaaaactagtattgtcgtgaaaataaataatatcgatatttaTGACTCTAAATTCAATTAATGTGATTATATTTGGTTCATAACAGGCTGACATCGCCGTATATGCATatggtaaaatgtatattaataaaatcgacAAATATCATAACACGTAAtcttatacataaacaataatataagtgGATGAAGTGCATAATGACGTgtatcaaaacaataataattggaatGTGCGTCTCATACTAACGGCACGCCCGCTGTGGACGAATCTTCAATTCCGCATTCGTTTGTGCCTCTGCGTATTTTAAATAACCCTTTGTCGCCCCATTGTTCGCCCCAAGAGTTGACCATCAGCCAATACGGTGTGCCATTTTCTTCGCCCCATCCGATCATTTTGACCGCATGTCCTCCCAAGTACGACGCGTTATCGGTCTTTTGGTAAACTCCTGTgtgaaaacaaaatacattgtaATACGATGGAAATATAATACTGTGAATATGAAATTGCACGTGACCGTTATTgcaaatgatattaataattgtaataaaatgatCAAAAACAACAGGTAGGTACCGGATTCGTAATTCACAAAGTCGTCGTAAACGTCAAATGACGACTCGATTGGTCCGTATATCATCGTGTCTATCTGCATTGTATTGTTGGAGAGGTAATATGCGTCTTTCGCTGTAGACATatacacaacaacaacaaatattAGTTTTGTAATAAATCACACAACCGCGGTCTTGGTTTGATCGTGTGATGGTCGTTTCGATTTACTTTTGTAATGGCCATTTTTGTAATCGGACGTTGTGTTTCCGTAACAACTCTTACTACATCTGTGATTGCGTTCTGTCCGTTGTCCCGAACACGAATTATGTCCTTCTTCGTCTCGTATGCAAGGTGGTACTTTGTACGGTTGACATccctatattgtgtatatatacattacataatacaacaattattatattttacattatacaaatcgatttattaatttacatcgGTGGTGTTGTAGTTGCCTCCGGTGACGACGCCGTGTCTTTTGAAATATAGCCATGCTCTTATCGGGTTACCTCCGTTACATCCGAAACCGCATGTATGACAGCAAAAAGTCAGCTCTTCGGCGGATATGAGTTCATTGAAATCTCCATTCGTCGCTACGCACAGTCGGTCAGCGAACGCTCCGGTAGTACCATGTGCCTATGtgatatta encodes the following:
- the LOC132926567 gene encoding cathepsin B-like cysteine proteinase 3 — its product is MAKFIILISVVLLSVYLTEQAHFLSKEYVDTINEVAITWKAKQNFPEYMTKEQIVRLLGSKSVKGALKSPIKEYDSKYTNDVEVPDFFDARIEWKYCKTIGEVRNQGNCGSCWAHGTTGAFADRLCVATNGDFNELISAEELTFCCHTCGFGCNGGNPIRAWLYFKRHGVVTGGNYNTTDGCQPYKVPPCIRDEEGHNSCSGQRTERNHRCSKSCYGNTTSDYKNGHYKTKDAYYLSNNTMQIDTMIYGPIESSFDVYDDFVNYESGVYQKTDNASYLGGHAVKMIGWGEENGTPYWLMVNSWGEQWGDKGLFKIRRGTNECGIEDSSTAGVPLV